The following DNA comes from Methylophilus sp. 5.
GCATTGGTCGCCAAAGACATGGTTGCCCACTTTGAAGATCGGGTAGCTGCGTTAGATGGTAAGGCCATGGTGGTGTGTATGAGCCGCCGCATTTGCGTGAGGTTGTACGAAGAAATTATGAAACTACGCCCCGATTGGCATAGCGATGATGACAATGCAGGCGCAATCAAGATTGTAATGACAGGGGTGGCGAGCGATCCTAAGGAATGGCAACAGCATATTGGCAATAAGGCTAGACGTGATTTATTGGCCAAGCGTGCACGCGATCCGCAAGACCCACTCAAGCTTGTGATCGTGCGGGATATGTGGCTCACCGGTTTTGACGCACCTTGCATGCATACGATGTACGTGGATAAACCGATGCAAGGTCACGGCCTGATGCAGGCGATAGCGCGCGTGAACCGCGTGTTTCGAGACAAGCCAGCCGGTCTGATTGTGGACTACATCGGCATTGCGCAAAACTTGAAGTCTGCCCTACAACAGTATTCTAAAAATGATCAGGAAACCACTGGCATTGATGAAGCTGAAGCCATTGCAGTGATGCTGGAGAAGTATGAAGTTGTGAGGGATATGTACCACGGCTACAACTATGCTTCTGCAATGAATGCCACACCACAAGAACGTCTGGTGATGATGGCCGGGGCGATTGAGTGGATTCTCGACCTGCAGCAGAAGCTGGCCGCGAAAGAGAAAACTAATGAAGGCAAAAAAAATGCTCATCGTCGATACCAGGATGCAGTACTAGCGTTGTCCAAGGCGTTTGCTTTGGCATCTGCCTCTGATGATGCGCGTGATATCCGAGAGGACGTTGGCTTCTTTCAGGCGATTCGAGCCGCGTTGGTGAAGAGCAGTACAGGCTCTGGAGTCACACAGCAGGAGCGCGAACTGGCAATTCAGCAGATTGTCAGTCGTGCCGTAGTTTCGACTGAGATTGTGGATATTCTTGCCGCCGCTGGTATTAAGAGCCCGGACATCTCGATTCTTTCTGATGAGTTTCTTGCTGAAGTGCAGCAGATGGAGCGTAAGAACCTTGCACTGGAAGCCTTGCGTAAGTTAATTAATGACGGCATTCGATCTCGTAGCAAAGCTAACGTGGTGCAAACCAAGGCATTTTCGGAACGCTTGGAAGATGCCGTGGCACGCTATCACGCCAATGCGATTACGACTGCCGAGGTGATACAAGAATTAATCCAACTAGCTCAGGATATTCGGTCAGCACGTCAGCGTGGCGAAGAGTCTGGACTATCTGATGAAGAAATTGCCTTCTATGATGCACTGGCAGAAAACAACAGTGCTTTAGAGGTGATGGGTGACGATAAACTAAAACTGATCGCACACGAGTTGTTAGTAAGCCTTCGCGAAAATGTCACTGTGGACTGGGCACATCGGGATTCTGCTCGGGCCCGGATGCGTGTACTGGTAAAGCGTATTTTGCGTAAGTATGGTTATCCACCTGATTTGCAAGATGCTGCTGTGCAAACGGTGTTACAGCAAGCGGAAGCTTTGTCGTCAGGATGGAAGTTTTAGTCACAAGAATCACTAACTTCCACTCATCTAGATATCATCAAAAGATTGTGCGGTTGTCTCAGTGCCTTAGGTAACTGTCAAGGAATTCTTGACAGTTCAAAGGGAGAAAGAATTAGAAATAAGCTATGGAAAACCTGGAGCCTACGCGCGAAGAAGTAAATGCCCTCAAAGGCGCCACCGTGCTGGAATTTGGTGCTAGTTGGTGCGGCTACTGTAAGGCTGCGCAAGAAACGATTACTTCTGAGCTCAGCCATTTTCCACATATCCGCCACATTAAAATTGAAGATGGCAAAGGCCGCAGGCTGGGGCGGTCGTTCCACGTGAAACTATGGCCTACGCTGATTTTGATAAAAGATGGCGTTGAGCTTAAGCGCTTGGTGAGGGAGATTGACGCGGCTGAGTTGAGGTCTGGGCTAGCGTTGATTGCAGCTGACTAAGCGTCCAAATAGAATTACTGTTTTAAACAGCAGCTTTCCACGAAGCTTGCATATCAATCTCATCAAATGGTTTGGGTTTACTAAACAAATAGCCCTGCACCACGTTGCAGTCGCAATCGAGTAAATACTTGGCTTGTTCCGCTGTTTCCACCCCTTCTGCCACAAGTTCTTTTTTCAAACTTTTCGCCATTGAAATAATCGCCTGCACAATCAGCCGGTGGTCGTTATCGTCGGCAATACCTTGAACAAATGATTGATCAATTTTAATTTCACTCACCGGAAATTTATTTAAATAGCTGAGCGCGGAATAGCCAGTGCCAAAGTCATCGAGGGAGATTCTAAAGCCCATTTTATCGAGGGATTTTAGGGTTTTGGTGATGTGGATGCTGTCACTTAACAGCAGGCTTTCGGTAATTTCTAGTGTGATCCATGCCGGGTTACATTTGGTTTTTTTGAGTAAATGGTTGATGGAGTTTAAGAGGTTGTTATGGATAAATTGCCGGCTCGATAAATTGATGGCCACGGTGATGGGGTCTGCCCGGTCGGCATTCCATCTAACGGCATCTTTAAATGCGGTGAGCATGACCCATTCCCCAATCTCAATAATGAGTCCTGAGTCTTCGGCAATGCCGATAAATTTATCGGGCGGAATCATTTCGCAGTGATTGCGATGCCATCTTATCAGCGCTTCTACGCCAACAATATGATGAGTTTCTAAATTCACTTGCGGCTGATAGTGCAGTAAAAACTCATCGTTTTGCAGGGCTCTACGTAATGATTGTTCAATGTCTATGCGTTCGATGGTGGTTTGCGATAAATCAGCTGAGTAAAACTGGTAGTTATTTCGGCCTTGTTTTTTGGCCTTATACATGGCGATATCTGAATACTTCACAATATCGCTCACATCGCTGCTGTGGTCAGGGCAAATGACGATTCCTATGCTGGCCGATATAAAAAGCTCTGTGCCCTGAATCAAAATGGGTTGCCTGATAGAGTCGAGCACTTTTTTGGCGACTATCCCCGCATTTTTAGAGTCTTTGACCTCCGACAGCACGATGGCAAACTCGTCGCCGCCCAAGCGGGCAACGGTATCTGTGGGCCGCACAGACCGCTCAATGCGCCTGGCCATTTCGTAGAGCAGCAAGTCACCTTCTGCGTGGCCGAGTAAGTCATTGACGGCTTTAAAACCATCTAAATCAAGCATTAAAAACGCAAATGCAGCGTCTGACGGCCGTGTTTTCTTGATGCATGCATCCAATACGTCAAGTAATGAAATACGATTGGGCAGTTTGGTGATTGAGTCAACATAGGCCAGATGATGGATGCGGTCCAGGTTTTCATAAGACTGCGTCATATCTTGGCCAATGGCGATGACGGTTTGCACTTCGTGGATGGCATTAAATTCTGGCGTTAACACCGTGTGCATGATTTTTTGCTTGCCATTTTTTGTGGTCAGTTTAAAAGCGACATGTTGATTCTCGCCGCTTTGAAACACCTCTTGAATACTATGCTCAAGCGCGATGGCTGATGCGCCGCCGGGATATTGTGACGGTGTTTTGCCGATCAGGCTGCTGGCGTCCACTTCGTAAAACAGTGAATTGGCATTGTTGAGAAAGATGCGCTGGCAGGCGCGGTTGTATTTGGCGATGCAGTTAGAAGAGTTTTCTACGATGGATTTGTATTCGTTTTCTCTCAGGATATTCTCGGTGACATCCCTGGCGTAACCGAGGGAACCGACCACTTCGCCATCGACAATCACAGAGGATTTGTAAGATTCTATCCAGTAATATTCACCTTCAGCGTTTTTAATCGGCACAGTCACTGCACTCGGTGCGGTATTCTGCATGGCCCATTGATCGCCATCGACATACTCTTGCGCGAGAGCAGGCGGAAAAAAATCAAAGTCTGTTTTACCAATCAGCTCAGCACTGGAGGTGACGCCCACCATGTTGGCATAGGCCGTATTCGCCACCAATATCCGGCTATTCGCATCCTTAAGCCAGACCATAAATGGAAAGTTATCAATAAGTGTCTGAATATATTGATTACTCTCAATATTTTGATTTTTAATATTTTTCATAAAATGAACGAATATTTCTAATATTGATTTATCTGCATCTTCCCACAATAAGTTAAGCCGGCGCTAATACACTGTTTTCGGTCATATTTAAATTTTCTTAAATATCAATATGTTGGTCATCAATGTATTTTATTGAGGGCAATCGTTAACTGCCCGCAAAAGCTTGTTTTAGCGCCAACACGCCTTTCTCTAGCTCAACCGTGGTTAAGCTGCCAAACCCCAGCCGAATGGCATGCACGCTTTGCTGTGATTCTGAGAACAAAGTGCCGGGCAAAATACGCACTTTATGGGTTAATGCTGCTGTCGCAATTTTTTCTACATCGTAGCCTTCTTTTAAACGCAACCAGATGGCGAGTCCGCCATCGGGGGCATCAAAGGTAACATATTCTTTGAGCTCTTTTTTAATCAGCGTAATCAGTAAGTTTCTGCGTTCGTTATACACCTTAAACGTGCGGCGGATATGGCGTTTGATTTCACCGGAGTGCATGAGTTCGGCCACGGCTAACTCAGTGACTGAGTTGCCTTGCCGGTCTATAAGCATCACTTCTTGTGCGCAGCGGTCTATCAGGCTGGGTGTGGCCACCAGGTAGCCTACGCGCAAACCGGGCGCGAGCACTTTTGATAATGAGCCGACATAGATGACGCGGCCGCCGTGGTTGGTGCTGGCGAGTGGAAACACCGGGTGATGCGAAAAGTGAAACTCGTGGTCGTAGTCGTCTTCGACAATGGTGAAATCGTATTGCTCGGCCAGCAGTAGCAGTTTTAACCGCCGCTCGGCAGTCATGATCACTGTGGTAGGAAACTGGTGGTGCGGCGTGACATAAATCGCGCGGATAGGCTGCTGCTTGCAGAGTTTTTCCAGCGCGACCACATCAATGCCTTTTTTATCTTGGCCGACAGTTAAGATATTGGCGCCGCAGGATCTAAATGCTTCTTTGGCCGCAGGGTAGCTCAGTTGCTCAACCACAATATTGTCGCCTGGCCGCGTCAATACGCGCGCGGCCAAAAAAATACCCATTTGGCTACCGCGCGCAATACAAATCTGGTCTATATCTACACTCAAGCCTCTTTCCATATTGAGCATGGTGGCGATGGATTGCCTCAAAGCCAGCGTGCCGCGCGGGTCACCATAACCTAAACTTTTGCCCTTGCTGGAGCCGATTAAAGCATGTCTAAATGCGCGCGACAGGATATTAAACGGAATCAGACGTGCATCGGGGATGCCATCGTTAAAATCAATCACGCCATCGACCGGCGATTGATAATTGAGCAGCGGGTGCGTGGGGCCTTCGACCACATTGGCGGGTTGTTTACTACTTTTTGAGGCTTGCGGCTGCGTATTAAAGTTAGGCAGGTTGGCCGAGACAAACGAGCCT
Coding sequences within:
- a CDS encoding GGDEF and EAL domain-containing protein, with amino-acid sequence MKNIKNQNIESNQYIQTLIDNFPFMVWLKDANSRILVANTAYANMVGVTSSAELIGKTDFDFFPPALAQEYVDGDQWAMQNTAPSAVTVPIKNAEGEYYWIESYKSSVIVDGEVVGSLGYARDVTENILRENEYKSIVENSSNCIAKYNRACQRIFLNNANSLFYEVDASSLIGKTPSQYPGGASAIALEHSIQEVFQSGENQHVAFKLTTKNGKQKIMHTVLTPEFNAIHEVQTVIAIGQDMTQSYENLDRIHHLAYVDSITKLPNRISLLDVLDACIKKTRPSDAAFAFLMLDLDGFKAVNDLLGHAEGDLLLYEMARRIERSVRPTDTVARLGGDEFAIVLSEVKDSKNAGIVAKKVLDSIRQPILIQGTELFISASIGIVICPDHSSDVSDIVKYSDIAMYKAKKQGRNNYQFYSADLSQTTIERIDIEQSLRRALQNDEFLLHYQPQVNLETHHIVGVEALIRWHRNHCEMIPPDKFIGIAEDSGLIIEIGEWVMLTAFKDAVRWNADRADPITVAINLSSRQFIHNNLLNSINHLLKKTKCNPAWITLEITESLLLSDSIHITKTLKSLDKMGFRISLDDFGTGYSALSYLNKFPVSEIKIDQSFVQGIADDNDHRLIVQAIISMAKSLKKELVAEGVETAEQAKYLLDCDCNVVQGYLFSKPKPFDEIDMQASWKAAV
- a CDS encoding thioredoxin family protein; its protein translation is MENLEPTREEVNALKGATVLEFGASWCGYCKAAQETITSELSHFPHIRHIKIEDGKGRRLGRSFHVKLWPTLILIKDGVELKRLVREIDAAELRSGLALIAAD
- a CDS encoding PLP-dependent aminotransferase family protein, whose product is MLRSWSLKLTITDTSGLPVYLQIAQQIMEEIQRGRLAPSTAMPGTRELAEKLKVNRKTVILAYDELIAQGWLVSEQRRGSFVSANLPNFNTQPQASKSSKQPANVVEGPTHPLLNYQSPVDGVIDFNDGIPDARLIPFNILSRAFRHALIGSSKGKSLGYGDPRGTLALRQSIATMLNMERGLSVDIDQICIARGSQMGIFLAARVLTRPGDNIVVEQLSYPAAKEAFRSCGANILTVGQDKKGIDVVALEKLCKQQPIRAIYVTPHHQFPTTVIMTAERRLKLLLLAEQYDFTIVEDDYDHEFHFSHHPVFPLASTNHGGRVIYVGSLSKVLAPGLRVGYLVATPSLIDRCAQEVMLIDRQGNSVTELAVAELMHSGEIKRHIRRTFKVYNERRNLLITLIKKELKEYVTFDAPDGGLAIWLRLKEGYDVEKIATAALTHKVRILPGTLFSESQQSVHAIRLGFGSLTTVELEKGVLALKQAFAGS